A stretch of the Aphis gossypii isolate Hap1 chromosome 2, ASM2018417v2, whole genome shotgun sequence genome encodes the following:
- the LOC114119794 gene encoding kinesin-like protein KIF20A — translation MNDSKDHHSTGSYVEPRVPSITGFGQRKINGKPKKVLDYSLEKCNDHSGIPKIDVCLRLKPRINSVPTGLDTLTILSDNIVACNNGNARDDVTEYTFSSVFGPNVDQKKFFDTWVYDKVLRFLNGNNELLFAYGTTNAGKTYTIHGNINDPGMIPRTLLLVFNSLNKKLMSQCKYKPDKVIAAHILDEKLIEYEEDIRNNILNNWCNEKTQDDLKSCMSHMDEGQTIHSIDQLTNQSIIKMFDYLKNDGIASLDHGNVSYTVWVSYSEIYNESIYDLLITYSANQKRAPLKLSLDQNKNVYVKNLTHVFVQSAEEAYKVMSFGRNNLRIASNNLNKSSSRSHCIFTLKLMRVENIENPKTAVISSISFCDLAGSERLKKTMNIGDRLTESKNINTSLLVLNKCFSVLRENQKRGENHLVPYRESKLTQMFQTALTGNNRTGISMAVNVDMSPSLLEETKQVLFMSAIVRAITKTKSKPVSKPRPSFAIWAANNRKSIKLATSKQSPIVEDENSLNESKCEHKSVISNEDFEARFKEKEAILRKELLQQFHTILNNNNAFHNKQKETMIKNKTEMYENKIKRLKAYYSEEIKERDEKLALQSNPNLTNNYENNKNKSEMENYEFRIGELEIQKEELLAEINELKNVHDLKKEDIDLKNREIENYKAMLEEANTEYEQMENVINDMNNKFDVLYQELEDKNLEIERLTGSLEAKDNYITEMELLQEERITEVAEQKILKYMDEKMETIVGLENTIMKLKTKNKKYNEEKSNMAKQYQALKQQYLQMSKATEESSNTNESLLLSKLTDKDSKIAKLQEHVQKLEYELKDNENKVNELQTTIDNLKTASVRPSTKSIGVVTTLSNIQLPLKTIDVLEDKENMLEKSDHRPQRRCKNKTPMSTIKKSKKLKIEGTPDSCDKKLDEAIANIPISTRKRKLFDNKPPLIDSSNIPSDSSMNSVISPARALFQVTKLRSKQ, via the exons atgaatgattCAAAAGATCATCATTCCACTGGTTCTTATGTTGAACCAAGAGTTCCGAGTATAACTGGTTTTGgacaaagaaaaattaatggaAAACCTAAGAAAGTATTAGATTATTCTTTGGAGAAATGTAATGATCATTCTGGAATTCCAAAAATTGATGTTTGCTTACGCTTAAAACCACGAATAAATAGTGTTCCTACTGGA cttgATACATTAACAATATTGAGTGATAATATTGTTGCTTGCAACAATGGAAATGCAAGAGACGATGTTACAGa gtatacattttctaGTGTATTTGGTCCAAATGTTGatcaaaagaaattttttgATACTTGGGTGTATGATAAagtattaagatttttaaatggaaacaatgaattattatttgcatatgGAACAACAAATGCAGGAAAAACATATACAATTCatg gaAATATAAATGATCCTGGTATGATACCTAGAACTCTACTACTTGTCttcaattcattaaataaaaagttaatgtcACAATGCAAGTACAAACCTGATAAAGTTATTGCAGCTCATATCTTGGATGAAAAGTTAATTGAATATGAAGAggatattagaaataatattttaaacaattggtgtaatgaaaaaacacaa gaTGATTTGAAGTCTTGTATGTCTCATATGGATGAAGGCCAAACCATACATAGCATTGATCAGCTTACTAATCAAagcattataaaaatgtttgattatttgaaaaatgatggaATAGCATCTTTGGATCATGGCAATGTTTCCTATACAGTTTGGGTTTCGTATtctgaaatttataatgagtCTATCTATGATCTGTTGATAACTTATTCAGCTAACCAAAAACGAGCACCTCTCAAGTTATCACTTGATCAAAATAAGAATGTATATGTGAAAA ATCTTACTCATGTATTTGTTCAGTCTGCTGAAGAAGCATATAAAGTAATGTCTTTTGGACGAAACAATTTAAGAATTGCAAGCAACAACTTAAACAAATCTTCCAGCCGTTCACATTGCATTTTCACATTAAAACTAATGAGAGtggaaaacattgaaaatccTAAAACAGCCGTTATAAGCAG catTTCATTTTGTGATTTAGCAGGATCTGAACGCcttaaaaaaactatgaatattGGTGATCGCCTtacagaatctaaaaatattaatacttcacttttagttttaaataaatgcttCTCTGTATTAcg TGAAAATCAAAAACGAGGAGAAAATCATTTAGTCCCTTATAGAGAATCAAAATTAACCCAAATGTTTCAAACCGCTTTAACTGGAAACAATAGAACTGGTATATCAATGGCAGTTAATGTGGATATGTCTCCAAGTCTATTAGAAGAAACCAAACAAGTATTATTCATGTCTGCTATTGTGCGTGCCATTACTAAGACAAAATCGAAACCCGTTTCAAAGCCAAGACCCAGTTTTGCTATATGGGCTGCAAATAAccgtaaaagtataaaactggCAACCTCCaaacaaa GTCCAATAGTTGAAGATGAGAACAGTTTAAATGAATCAAAATGTGAACATAAATCAGtg atttcTAATGAAGATTTTGAAGCAAGATTCAAAGAAAAAGAAGCAATACTTCGAAAAGAATTACTTCAAcaatttcatacaattttaaacaacaataatgcattccataa taaacaaaaagaaactatgataaaaaataaaacagaaatgTATGAAAACAAGATAAAACGGTTAAAGGCATATTATAGTGAAGAAATTAAAGAGAGGGATGAGAAATTAGCA CTTCAATCAAATCCCAatcttacaaataattatgaaaacaataaaaataaaagcgaaatggaaaattatgaatttagaaTTGGAGAActtgaaattcaaaaagaaGAATTACTTGCggaaattaat gaattgaaaaatgttcacGATTTGAAGAAAGAAGATATTGATCTTAAGAATCGTGAAATTGAA aactaTAAAGCTATGTTAGAAGAGGCAAATACTGAATATGAACAAAtggaaaatgttattaatgatATGAATAACAAATTTGATGTGCTGTATCAAGAACTTGAAGATAag aatttagaaatcGAACGACTTACTGGTTCATTAGAAGCAAAAGACAATTATATTACAGAAATGGAACTCCTTCAAGAAGAACGTATAACTGAAGTg gcagaacaaaaaattttaaaatacatggaTGAGAAAATGGAGACAATCGTTGGCTTGGAAAATACcataatgaaattgaaaacaaagaataaaaaatataatgaagaaAAATCTAATATGGCAAAGCAATATCAAGCAttgaaacaacaatatttacaaatg tcaAAAGCCACAGAAGAATCTAGCAATACAAATGAGTCTCTACTGCTTTCAAAGTTAACag ATAAAGATTCAAAGATTGCAAAACTTCAAGAACATGtacaaaaattagaatatgaactcaa ggataatgaaaataaagttaatgaaTTACAAACcacaattgataatttaaaaactgcaAGTGTAAGACCATCAACTAAAAGTATAGGTGTTGTAACAACTTTAAGCAACATCCAATTA ccTTTAAAAACCATCGATGTATTAGaagataaagaaaatatg CTTGAAAAATCAGATCATAGACCTCAGAGAAGATGTAAAAACAAGACACCAATGTCAACTATCaa GAAATCGAAAAAACTGaagatag aagGAACTCCTGATAGTTGTGACAAAAAGTTGGATGAAGCTATAGCTAATATTCCAATTAGTACACGCAAACGCAAATTGTTTGACAATAAACCTCCATTAATTGACAGTAGTAATATACCTTCT gatAGTTCCATGAATTCAGTAATTTCTCCTGCTCGGGCATTATTTCAAGTCACAAAATTGCgcagtaaacaataa
- the LOC114119798 gene encoding serine/threonine-protein phosphatase 2A activator-like, whose protein sequence is MTDATTKILKFKGDNMEFKTRVKTESDMDAWESSEAYDDYIGFIAAMNRSVYAIPLNKTLTQSNVISQLLNILNTIDDWITEVEPLKESCRFGNKAFSTFYNLLKTRLPEVLCKELSSVDQQNIIELTAYIVDSFGNPTRIDYGTGHEMSFCMFLCGLYKVDVLKQSDSKATVNVLFSRYLEIVRRCQLRYQMEPAGSHGAWSLDDYQFVPFIWGSAQLIENPDLNPNLFVDEKCVQQFKSKYMFLGCIDFIMQVKKGLFHEHSNQLWNISGVQSWNKINEGLIKMYKKEVLGKFPIIQHVPFGNLFKFKPCINKKPFATPSVMKTPAQSLLEKLKKTNQS, encoded by the exons ATGACTGACGCCACTacaaaaattctcaaatttaAAGGCGACAATATGGAGTTCAAGACAAGAGTGAAAACCGAAAGCGATATGGATGCATGGGAATCGTCTGAAGCGTATGAC GATTATATTGGATTTATAGCAGCTATGAACAGATCTGTGTATGCCATACCATTAAACAAGACTTTGACACAGTCTAATGTGATTTctcagttattaaatatattaaacacaattgATGATTGGATTACAGAAGTGGAACCATTGAAAGAGAGCTGTAGGTTTGGAAATAAAGctttttctacattttacaatttgttaaaaacg AGATTGCCTGAAGTATTGTGTAAAGAATTGTCATCAGTCGATCAACAAAACATTATTGAACTTACCGCTTATATTGTCGACAGCTTTGGTAATCCAACTCGTATTGATTATGGCACTGGACACGAAATGTCATTTTGTATGTTCTTGTGTGGTTTATACAAAGTAGACGTATTGAAACAAAGTGACAGTAAAGCTACAgtcaatgtattattttcaag ATACTTAGAAATAGTTCGTAGATGTCAACTGAGGTATCAAATGGAACCAGCTGGAAGCCACGGTGCTTGGAGTTTAGATGACTACCAGTTTGTACCTTTTATTTGGGGTAGCGCACAACTAATCG aaaaccCAGATCTTAATCCAAATTTGTTCGTTGACGAAAAATGTGTACAACAGTTCAAATCAAAGTATATGTTCCTTGGGTGTATTGATTTCATAATGCAAGTAAAAAAAGGTTTGTTTCATGAACATTCTAACCAACTTTGGAATATAAGCGGGGTTCAAAGTTGGAATAAGATCAATGAAGgtctaattaaaatgtataagaaagag GTGCTTGGAAAATTCCCTATCATTCAACATGTACCTTTtggaaatttgtttaaatttaaaccatgtataaacaaaaaacccTTTGCTACACCATCGGTAATGAAAACTCCTGCACAGTCATTATTGGAAAAACTAAAGAAAACCAACCAATCATAG
- the LOC114119805 gene encoding uncharacterized protein LOC114119805, which translates to MSKDVLNKCGTDDQKSKTLSNNRIHSQDDKKLLSKKGWLQKDSNFNKTETDNNCSTEVISRSINKLLKNEKKSRPTANPTKVCLKPEVLHESKEQFAQRIKQAWIDREQSKSCINIYLARNVIEDPLMESIEHAQESSIQVEERDSCRTALEVQLQNHAGEGENSPEDSSEEEKPLSAAARRVRFYKTAKQQQNERQTLTRAMSAPSSRQQIVNNSTQDLYSTSSRRKSQDVHKFPTRKLKSCRSKAFHKSIDVDSRLSNGQKFGKKNQNVEVVTMMSLLSPVGSDVEESLTPDDVSTKTVTFPQFNSSMRYHQKSFDSAMTSIGKPKLLNNRVGKSLIKSRTIEISRDDEDDGPVVNEVVITKLGDDDDGNETLQNKEIAQIDVRYDVLDGQPMLKSDKEKECWALFKKMTAKGVSVTFDTVLRFGLCRILFETISTFSIGATIYEERK; encoded by the exons aTGTCTAAAGACGTACTAAATAAATGCGGCACAGATGATCAAAAGTCCAAAACTTTGTCAAATAACCGCATACACAGTCaggatgataaaaaattattgtcaaaaaaaGGATGGTTACAAAAAGAttctaatttcaataaaactgAAACAGATAATAATTGCAGTACAGAAGTGATTTCTCGTTCTATTAataagcttttaaaaaatgaaaaaaaatctagacCCACAGCGAACCCGACTAAAGTATGTTTAAAACCAGAAGTCTTACATGAATCTAAAGAACAGTTTGCGCAAAGAATAAAACAGGCATGGATCGATCGAGAACAGTCGAAAtcgtgtattaatatttatttggctAGAAATGTTATCGAAGACCCTTTGATGGAATCTATAGAGCATGCACAGGAATCATCAATACAAGTAGAGGAAAGAGACTCTTGTAGAACCGCATTGGAGGTGCAACTCCAGAATCATGCGGGAGAAGGTGAAAATTCACCAGAAGACTCTAGCGAGGAGGAAAAACCTCTTTCAGCTGCCGCAAGAAGAGTTAGGTTTTACAAGACTGCGAAACAGCAACAGAACGAAAGACAAACGTTGACCAGAGCAATGTCAGCGCCTTCGTCGAGACAACAAATCGTAAATAATTCTACTCAAGATCTTTATTCGACAAGTTCACGAAGAAAATCACAAGATGTTCATAAATTCCCGACCAGGAAATTGAAATCTTGTAGGAGTAAAGCTTTCCATAAAAGCATTGATGTAGATAGCCGTCTGTCAAATGGTCAAAAGTTTGGTAAAAAGAATCAAAATGTTGAAGTAGTAACGATGATGTCACTTTTAAGCCCAGTTGGAAGCGATGTAGAGGAATCGCTAACACCCGATGACGTATCGACAAAAAccg ttacattTCCTCAGTTTAATAGCAGTATGCGTTATCATCAAAAATCATTTGATAGCGCAATGACATCGATTGGAAAACCAAAACTTCTGAACAATCGTGTTGGAAAATCATTGATTAAATCAAGAACAATAGAGATAtcaag GGATGATGAAGATGATGGGCCGGTTGTAAATGAAGTCGTAATCACCAAACTCGGCGACGATGATGACGGCAATGAAACGCTGCAGAACAAAGAAATCGCACAGATCGACGTTCGCTATGATGTACTCGATGGCCAACCGATGCTCAAATCCGACAAAGAGAAAGAATGTTGGGCTCTTTTCAAGAAAATGACGGCTAAAGGAGTGTCCGTCACTTTTGATACCGTATTGAGGTTCGGTTTGTGCCGAATATTATtcgaaa CTATAAGTACATTCAGCATTGGCGCAACTATATATGAGGAACGGAAATAG
- the LOC114119791 gene encoding protein croquemort-like isoform X1, whose protein sequence is MVKLYHLTMSHDIEETERLITAKDEHNDSKCRGFWCQLLLSLFGILFLFTGIIMADLWPQIFNNIMINKLELENNTQTYQYWKQIPVPLHMSVYLFNWTNPEATLQTGDLPILQQLGPYVFKENRTKVNITFNNNETITYMQLKSWEFEQSLSNGSLSDNVTTINIVINILGEKLQAINKHWIFVLTNYYLKLSNINKPYVTRTAGELIFDGYDDALLDVVIKLKSFFPIDLPFKKVGWLYGMNMSTSSDGLINMFTGKNNIENVGLVHSVNYNTKLNVFKKDCSYSNASAGDLWPEHTAMQSNMSIYIPGICSAITMQNNNYTFINGLKGVEFVAGSDVFNNTCYCPSSGCPLPGVRPLSLCGDNSLPIFISFPHFYLADKSYRQSVVGMNPNRTLHEFKMILENDYSIPLKVDARLQFNVKVKPIKDLKILKNMPEIYLPVFWFSESFKIPQNMSDQLLIVTNVLPIFIPYVWLILALAGCVMLIFSTYLWVSRKNESFTILDPL, encoded by the exons ATGGTGAAACTCTACCATCTAACAATGAGTCATGACATAGAAGAAACGga acggTTGATTACAGCTAAAGATGAGCACAATGATTCAAAATGCCGTGGTTTCTGGTGTCAACTTTTACTATCATTGTTTGGCATTCTGTTTCTATTCACAGGAATTATCATGGCCGATTTGTGGCCACAGATATTTAACAacataatgataaat AAACTCGAATTAGAAAACAATACTCAAACTTATCAGTATTGGAAACAAATTCCAGTACCATTGCACATGAGTGTATATTTGTTCAACTGGACAAATCCAGAAGCTACGCTACAGACAGGAGACTTACCAATATTGCAACAGTTAGGACCATATGTTTTCAA AGAAAATCGTACTAAAGTCAATATTACATTCAACaataatgaaacaataacATACATGCAGTTGAAAAGTTGGGAGTTTGAACAATCTCTTTCAAATGGTTCATTGTCCGATAATGTTACcacaattaatattgtgattaAT ATTTTGGGTGAAAAATTACAAGCCATTAATAAACACTGGATATTCGTTCTTACAAACTACTATTTGAAACTATCTAACATCAACAAGCCATATGTAACAAGGACAGCTggtgaattaatatttgatggtTACGACGATGCTCTTTTGGACGTTGTAATCAAACTGAAATCTTTTTTTCCCATTGATTTGCCATTCAAAAAAGTGGGATGGCTGTatggt ATGAATATGTCTACTTCTTCAGATGGCTTAATCAATATGTTTactggaaaaaataatattgaaaatgttggACTAGTGCATTCGGTCAATTATAACACAAAGTTGAATGTGTTCAAGAAAGACTGTAGTTATTCAAATGCTTCTGCGGGCGATCTATGGCCAGAACACACCGCTATGCAATCTAACATGTCAATTTATATACCTGGTATTTGCAG tGCAATTACTATGCAAAACAacaactatacatttattaatggtTTGAAAGGAGTCGAATTTGTTGCGGGATCTGATGTTTTTAACAATACTTGTTATTGTCCATCATCTGGATGCCCGTTACCTGGTGTACGGCCGTTAAGTTTATGTGGAGACAACTCACttcctatatttatatcatttccacatttttatttagctgATAAATCATACAGACAATCAGTAGTTGGTATGAATCCCAATCGCACTTTGCACgaattcaaaatgattttGGAGAAC gaTTATTCAATACCTCTTAAAGTAGATGCTAGACTTCAATTTAATGTCAAAGTGAAACCAATTAAGGACTTAAa aattttgaaaaatatgccaGAAATCTATTTACCTGTGTTTTGGTTTTctgaaagttttaaaattccaCAAAACATGTCAGACCAATTGTTGATAGTTACAAACGTATTACCAATTTTTATTCCTTATGTCTGGCTTATATTGGCATTAGCTGGATGTGTGATGCTAATCTTTAGCACTTACCTGTGGGTAAGCAGAAAAAATGAATCATTTACCATCTTGGATCCTTTGTAA
- the LOC114119793 gene encoding kelch domain-containing protein 3, whose product MYWTVHMYGGPRRVNHAAVAIGTSIFTFGGYCSGVDYKSFKPIDIHVLDTEKLKWWKLELSDDQDYTCVPFQRYGHTAVALESNIYLWGGRNDNEVCNTLYCFNTNTLKWTKPTVYGSIPVPRDGHSACIIQNCMYIFGGFQEHPSLFASDLYMLNFNSMVWSIVKTKGHPPSYRDFHTATAIDNKMYIFGGRGDWHAPRQTEKDKYCSNIYYLDTSTRKWIRPKIHGTKPIARRSHSAFVYNGCLYIFGGFNKNKDLHFHDINRYDPVSSTWMKILPKGTPPCARRRQICQVVNDRVFISGGTSPLFPRPAIPARLREYDLGDIMYNVDLKDHDDLHVLDLKPSLKNICMVNVWENMEEMKIDNIDDLSIPSSLKRDLAVYDPFEIMDTESNMMQSYEENFPILS is encoded by the exons ATGTACTGGACCGTTCACATGTATGGTGGCCCTCGACGGGTCAACCACGCTGCTGTTGCAATTGGCACAAGCATTTTCACTTTTGGCGGTTACTGCAGTGGTGTAGACTATAAAAGCTTTAAACCAATTGACATACACGTACTAGACactg AGAAATTGAAATGGTGGAAACTGGAGCTAAGTGATGATCAAGACTACACATGTGTTCCATTTCAAAGATATGGCCACACAGCCGTTGCCCTTGAATCTAATATTTACCTGTGGGGTGGACGTAATGACAATGAAGTTTGCAACACTCTGTACTGTTTCAACACAA acACTTTAAAATGGACAAAACCAACTGTATATGGAAGTATACCAGTGCCGAGAGATGGCCATTCCGCTTGTATCATTCAAAActgcatgtatatatttggTGGATTTCAAGAACACCCAAGTCTATTTGCTTCAGATTTATATATGTTGAACTTTAATTCCATGGTATGGAGTATAGTCAAAACAAag GGACATCCTCCGTCATATAGAGATTTTCATACTGCAACcgctattgataataaaatgtatatatttggtGGCCGTGGTGATTGGCATGCACCAAGACAAActgaaaaagataaatattgttccaatatttattatttagatacttCTACAAGAAAGTGGATACGTCCTAAAATTCATGGCACTAAACCTATAGCACGGCGCAGCCATTCTGCAT TTGTGTATAATGGCTGTTTATACATCTTTGGTGGCTTTAACAAAAACAAGGACTTACATTTTCATGACATAAATCGATATGATCCAGTTAGTTCTACTTGgatgaaaatattaccaaaGGGCACACCTCCATGCGCTAGAAGAAGACAGATTTGTCAAGTAGTCAATGACAGGGTATTTATATCTGGTGGTACTAGTCCGCTTTTTCCCAGACCAGCAATACCTGCAAGACTACGGGAATACGATCTGGgtgatataatgtataatgtggATCTCAAGGATCATGATGACCTTCATGTTTTAGATctga AGCCtagtctaaaaaatatatgtatggtGAATGTGTGGGAGAATATGGAAGAaatgaaaattgataatatagatGATTTAAGCATTCCGTCatcattaaa ACGTGATCTGGCTGTCTATGATCCTTTTGAAATAATGGATACAGAGAGCAACATGATGCAGTCATATGAAGAAAATTTTCCCATTCTTTCATAG
- the LOC114119791 gene encoding protein croquemort-like isoform X2, whose product MADLWPQIFNNIMINKLELENNTQTYQYWKQIPVPLHMSVYLFNWTNPEATLQTGDLPILQQLGPYVFKENRTKVNITFNNNETITYMQLKSWEFEQSLSNGSLSDNVTTINIVINILGEKLQAINKHWIFVLTNYYLKLSNINKPYVTRTAGELIFDGYDDALLDVVIKLKSFFPIDLPFKKVGWLYGMNMSTSSDGLINMFTGKNNIENVGLVHSVNYNTKLNVFKKDCSYSNASAGDLWPEHTAMQSNMSIYIPGICSAITMQNNNYTFINGLKGVEFVAGSDVFNNTCYCPSSGCPLPGVRPLSLCGDNSLPIFISFPHFYLADKSYRQSVVGMNPNRTLHEFKMILENDYSIPLKVDARLQFNVKVKPIKDLKILKNMPEIYLPVFWFSESFKIPQNMSDQLLIVTNVLPIFIPYVWLILALAGCVMLIFSTYLWVSRKNESFTILDPL is encoded by the exons ATGGCCGATTTGTGGCCACAGATATTTAACAacataatgataaat AAACTCGAATTAGAAAACAATACTCAAACTTATCAGTATTGGAAACAAATTCCAGTACCATTGCACATGAGTGTATATTTGTTCAACTGGACAAATCCAGAAGCTACGCTACAGACAGGAGACTTACCAATATTGCAACAGTTAGGACCATATGTTTTCAA AGAAAATCGTACTAAAGTCAATATTACATTCAACaataatgaaacaataacATACATGCAGTTGAAAAGTTGGGAGTTTGAACAATCTCTTTCAAATGGTTCATTGTCCGATAATGTTACcacaattaatattgtgattaAT ATTTTGGGTGAAAAATTACAAGCCATTAATAAACACTGGATATTCGTTCTTACAAACTACTATTTGAAACTATCTAACATCAACAAGCCATATGTAACAAGGACAGCTggtgaattaatatttgatggtTACGACGATGCTCTTTTGGACGTTGTAATCAAACTGAAATCTTTTTTTCCCATTGATTTGCCATTCAAAAAAGTGGGATGGCTGTatggt ATGAATATGTCTACTTCTTCAGATGGCTTAATCAATATGTTTactggaaaaaataatattgaaaatgttggACTAGTGCATTCGGTCAATTATAACACAAAGTTGAATGTGTTCAAGAAAGACTGTAGTTATTCAAATGCTTCTGCGGGCGATCTATGGCCAGAACACACCGCTATGCAATCTAACATGTCAATTTATATACCTGGTATTTGCAG tGCAATTACTATGCAAAACAacaactatacatttattaatggtTTGAAAGGAGTCGAATTTGTTGCGGGATCTGATGTTTTTAACAATACTTGTTATTGTCCATCATCTGGATGCCCGTTACCTGGTGTACGGCCGTTAAGTTTATGTGGAGACAACTCACttcctatatttatatcatttccacatttttatttagctgATAAATCATACAGACAATCAGTAGTTGGTATGAATCCCAATCGCACTTTGCACgaattcaaaatgattttGGAGAAC gaTTATTCAATACCTCTTAAAGTAGATGCTAGACTTCAATTTAATGTCAAAGTGAAACCAATTAAGGACTTAAa aattttgaaaaatatgccaGAAATCTATTTACCTGTGTTTTGGTTTTctgaaagttttaaaattccaCAAAACATGTCAGACCAATTGTTGATAGTTACAAACGTATTACCAATTTTTATTCCTTATGTCTGGCTTATATTGGCATTAGCTGGATGTGTGATGCTAATCTTTAGCACTTACCTGTGGGTAAGCAGAAAAAATGAATCATTTACCATCTTGGATCCTTTGTAA